The Chionomys nivalis chromosome 20, mChiNiv1.1, whole genome shotgun sequence genome includes a region encoding these proteins:
- the Ccdc124 gene encoding coiled-coil domain-containing protein 124 — protein MPKKFQGENSKSAAARARRAEAKAAADAKKQKELEDAYWKDEDKHVMRKEQRKEEKEKRRLEQLERKKETQRLLEEEDSRLKGGKAPRVASTKVTRAQIEDSLRREQRAEPVEKVKSHLELPLEENLNRRAQEEGSLEARTVEDAIAVLSVAEDADRHPERRMRAAFTAFEEVQLPRLKQENPNMRLSQLKQLLKKEWLRSPDNPMNQRALPFNAPK, from the exons ATGCCCAAGAAGTTTCAGGGCGAGAACAGCAAGTCGGCAGCTGCCCGAGCACGGAGGGCTGAAGCCAAGGCGGCAGCTGATgccaagaaacagaaggagctgGAAGATGCTTACTGGAAGGATGAGGACAAACACGTGATGCGGAAGGAGCAGCGTAAG gaagagaaagagaagcgcCGTCTGGAGCAGCTGGAACGCAAGAAGGAGACACAGCGCCTGCTGGAGGAAGAGGACTCCCGGCTCAAGGGCGGCAAGGCCCCTCGCGTGGCATCCACAAAGGTCACCCGCGCTCAGATTGAGGACTCCCTGCGCCGAGAGCAGCGTGCTGAGCCag TGGAGAAAGTCAAGAGCCACCTGGAGCTGCCTCTGGAGGAGAATTTGAACAGGCGGGCGCAGGAGGAGGGCAGCTTGGAGGCGCGCACTGTAGAGGACGCCATAGCAGTGCTCAG TGTGGCAGAGGATGCAGACCGGCACCCCGAGCGCCGTATGCGTGCGGCCTTCACCGCGTTCGAGGAGGTACAGCTGccgagactgaagcaggagaaccCTAACATGCGGCTGTCGCAGCTGAAGCAGCTGCTGAAGAAGGAGTGGTTGCGCTCACCAGACAACCCTATGAACCAGCGTGCGCTGCCTTTCAATGCACCCAAGTGA